Part of the Sporomusa termitida genome, CTTGCCTTCCCCTAAGGGGGTGGGCGTGATCGCGGTTACTTCAATATATTTGCCGTCCGGTTTATCTTTCAGACGGTCGATCACCTTCAGGAAATCAATCTTCGGCGTTTTACCATAAGGAATTATTTCATCTTTTTGCAGCCCCATCATCTCTTGGTACTGGGCGGTAGTTGGGATATTCCCCTCTGCCGCTTCGGCTATTTGCCAGTCCTTCAATACTGTAGGATCCCAAGCCATAAAAATACATCCCCCTCTTTTTTAACTACACATTGGTTTACTGTCTGCAGCTTATATCATCAATTGCCTGCAGCTTCTGAAATGGATGGCTGAGCATCTTTTTTAAGAGTAAATTTCTTATTGTTCAATACGAGCGTAATAAGCAGACCCAGCAGCAGGAGTACGGCAGCGGACACAAAGGTATACTGGGCCGCCTGACTTGCAAAATTATCTTTAAGGAAAGCCACAATCTGCGGTCCTACGATCCCGCCGCAGCCCCAGGCAGTGAGAATGGCACCATAAACAACAGGCATCAGCCTCTGCCCGAAGACATCAAGCACAAAGGACGGCATGGAGCCAAAGCCGCCGCCATAGCAAAGCAGGATATAACAGACAAGTACGCCAAAGACCATTGGATTATCAACAAATAACAGGGCAAGAAAAACCACTAACTGAGTACCAAGAATGTAACGGAAGGTCTGTACCCGCCCGATCTTATCTGACAGGCCCCCCCAGAAGAAGCGCCCCAGACCATTGAAAATTGAGCTGATGGCAATCAACGTGGCGCCGGCAGCAGCCAGTCCGGCAACCACTTGCGGGTCAGACAGCGTAGCCGGGTCCATCGTCTTTTTCAATAGATCCTGCAGCAGGGGGGATTGAAACCCAATAAACATGATGCCGGCAATAATATTGAAGAAGAATACGGTCCACATCATCAGAAATTTGCCGGAAAAAATGCATTGTTTGGCGGTAATCGTATCCTCAGCCGCCTGCGCGCCGGCAGAGACTATCGGCGGCGAATAACCTGCCGGGACAAAGCCCGGCGGCGGGTTAACAAGATAATAGCCGGCCGGCAGGGTGATAATGAGCATAACTGCGCCGATATAAGAGAATACCAGCACCAGATTATCGCCGGTTATGGACATGAACAGGGGAGCCAGCAGCTTGGCCATAATCAGGGCCCCGAAGCCAAAACCCATCACAACCATGCCGGTAATAAGGCCCTTCTTGTCAGGAAACCACTTGGCGGCAGTTGCCACCGGGGTTACATAGCCAAGGCCCAGGCCTATGCCGCCAATAAAACCATAGCCGACATAAAGCAGCATGAGGCTTTTCGTATAAAGTGCATAGGCAGCAACAAAATAGCCGAGGCTAAACAGAAAGCCACCGGTCATCGCAAGCTTTCGCGGGCCGTACTTGGGGAGATTAATGCCCCCCCAGGCAGCCGCCAATCCCAGAAAGAAAATAGCCAGACTGAAGGCCCAGGCGGCCTGGGAATTAGTCCAGTTGTTTGCGGCCATAATCGGTTGCTGGAAGAAACTCCAGGCATAGACCGTCCCTAGCGCAAGCTGCAACAAGGTTCCCATGCTGGCTATCAGCCACCGGTTGGGGACGCTCTGTAATTCTTTTCTCATGGCTCTTACCTCCCTTTCTATCGTTGCACTTCTTTTAATCAGGTGATTGTACAGATTTCGATATTGAAAAACAAAAAAACTAGGCGTATAATAAATTTAGGCATAGCAAATAAACCCTGTGCTAAACGGTTTATTGTGACTGTCTATGCTTCACTGGTACGACCGATACCGGTGAAGCACTCTTACTTTTGAGGTACCTTTATAAACAATACTTCCTTCGCCAGAACCAACTCCTTTTTGTTTATTTCAAGCAGCTGAAACTACAAAGTTTTTTGACCGTCCCCCCCTTTCAAAACAAGGAATTTTTTAAACAACAAAAAAACCATCTGGACATAATATAAAATGCTGTCCAGACGGTCGACGTTACTGCGAAAAAATTGCACTTCATGTGGTGAACTCCACTAATACCGTCAGTCATGCAATTTATTTATTCGATTATGTGAATATAATAACATGATAGATCCGGTTTGTCAATGATAATTTTCAAATAAGCCT contains:
- a CDS encoding L-lactate MFS transporter, whose protein sequence is MRKELQSVPNRWLIASMGTLLQLALGTVYAWSFFQQPIMAANNWTNSQAAWAFSLAIFFLGLAAAWGGINLPKYGPRKLAMTGGFLFSLGYFVAAYALYTKSLMLLYVGYGFIGGIGLGLGYVTPVATAAKWFPDKKGLITGMVVMGFGFGALIMAKLLAPLFMSITGDNLVLVFSYIGAVMLIITLPAGYYLVNPPPGFVPAGYSPPIVSAGAQAAEDTITAKQCIFSGKFLMMWTVFFFNIIAGIMFIGFQSPLLQDLLKKTMDPATLSDPQVVAGLAAAGATLIAISSIFNGLGRFFWGGLSDKIGRVQTFRYILGTQLVVFLALLFVDNPMVFGVLVCYILLCYGGGFGSMPSFVLDVFGQRLMPVVYGAILTAWGCGGIVGPQIVAFLKDNFASQAAQYTFVSAAVLLLLGLLITLVLNNKKFTLKKDAQPSISEAAGN